Proteins encoded within one genomic window of Nonomuraea gerenzanensis:
- a CDS encoding vWA domain-containing protein: protein MTTAVALLPSAAQAAPPSDVKPVRVVILVDESGSLKDQDVKRERAAAQLIALSELSPQSQVAVVGFGSSNGPGQSAVDIVCPLTGVQTAQDRESLSRCVEKLRLRTSEEGNDTDHAAALEQALDIMGRPDDQQRSKIVFLLTDGVLDVRNSPQYGADEQARNANAQAQITRSLDDARQGQVQIWPLGFGAADKSALDAFAAGGWVQPCGEQKTATPTARVVATSADVERSLLEAFAYARCAGIEESVTDSLDAGATIDLKVNIPIIATDGSIVVVKRDKRIQVSYFDPEGTQVPKQGELKESTFQAAGEAGPVESLRIRNPLPGEWIIRLTSPPNVSRQDVSATVVWQGALRASISLSNPRPRPGEQVNVRLRLQTRTGTITDPAALEDLRFSARMSGDGFPEAPVELGDTGEGADRAQGDGEYTGQVVIPATATGALTFLGKVTGPGVAGDERPYSTSIAGPADRLRAQVQLEPATVEPGGTLAGAVRITNEAEPVQLGLRLVDVPGTVSLSAQQVQAPTGSSEQGFELRVGADAGEGEVSGVVQVLDPAGQVVAEEFVDVAVQPPTPLWQRALQALLIILVVLAVALPFLLARRRARRRAADPSELTLHLFDRPGEPYISRLQAPLGEGPEFTFEVSDGRLVRTYGTGYSVRRGQGRTVLVRDPSGQELDPLFPGQPIALPNGMWLGVDDGRSRGAGAEQPAYGAAEPYQSRTTHRPMPGDDLL from the coding sequence GTGACCACTGCCGTGGCCCTCCTCCCGTCGGCAGCGCAGGCCGCTCCGCCCTCCGACGTCAAGCCCGTCCGCGTCGTCATCCTGGTCGACGAGTCGGGCAGCCTGAAGGACCAGGACGTCAAGCGGGAGCGGGCCGCCGCCCAGCTCATCGCGCTCAGCGAGCTCTCACCGCAGTCACAGGTGGCCGTGGTGGGGTTCGGCAGCTCCAACGGGCCCGGCCAGTCGGCCGTGGACATCGTGTGCCCGCTGACCGGGGTGCAGACCGCGCAGGATCGCGAGTCGCTGAGCCGGTGCGTGGAGAAGCTGCGGCTGCGTACCTCCGAGGAGGGCAACGACACCGATCACGCCGCCGCCCTGGAGCAGGCGCTCGACATCATGGGCAGGCCCGACGACCAGCAGCGCTCGAAGATCGTGTTCCTGCTCACCGACGGCGTCCTCGACGTGCGCAACAGCCCGCAGTATGGCGCCGACGAGCAGGCCCGCAACGCCAACGCCCAGGCGCAGATCACCCGCAGCCTGGACGACGCCAGGCAGGGTCAGGTGCAGATCTGGCCGCTGGGCTTCGGCGCCGCCGACAAGTCGGCGCTGGACGCGTTCGCGGCGGGCGGCTGGGTCCAGCCCTGCGGCGAGCAGAAGACGGCCACGCCGACCGCCCGCGTCGTCGCCACCTCGGCCGACGTGGAACGCTCGCTGCTGGAGGCCTTCGCCTACGCCCGGTGCGCGGGCATCGAGGAGTCGGTGACCGACTCGCTCGACGCGGGCGCCACCATCGATCTGAAGGTCAACATCCCGATCATCGCCACCGACGGCTCGATCGTGGTGGTCAAGCGTGACAAGCGCATCCAGGTCAGCTACTTCGACCCCGAGGGCACGCAGGTGCCCAAGCAGGGCGAGCTGAAGGAGTCCACCTTCCAGGCGGCCGGCGAGGCGGGCCCGGTGGAGTCGCTGCGCATCCGCAACCCGCTGCCCGGCGAGTGGATCATCCGGCTCACCTCGCCGCCGAACGTCAGCCGTCAGGACGTCAGCGCCACCGTCGTCTGGCAGGGCGCGCTGCGTGCCTCGATCTCGCTCAGCAACCCGCGCCCACGCCCCGGCGAGCAGGTCAACGTGCGGCTGCGGCTGCAGACCAGGACGGGCACGATCACCGACCCGGCCGCGCTGGAGGACCTGCGCTTCAGCGCCAGGATGTCCGGCGACGGCTTCCCGGAGGCCCCCGTCGAGCTGGGCGACACGGGTGAGGGGGCCGACCGGGCCCAGGGCGACGGCGAGTACACCGGCCAGGTGGTCATCCCGGCCACGGCCACCGGCGCGCTGACCTTCCTCGGCAAGGTGACGGGGCCCGGCGTGGCCGGCGACGAGCGGCCGTACTCCACCAGCATCGCCGGGCCTGCCGACCGGCTGCGGGCCCAGGTCCAGCTGGAGCCGGCCACCGTCGAGCCGGGCGGCACGCTGGCCGGCGCCGTCCGGATCACCAACGAGGCCGAGCCCGTCCAGCTCGGCCTGCGGCTCGTGGACGTGCCCGGCACCGTGAGCCTGTCGGCCCAGCAGGTCCAGGCGCCCACGGGCAGCTCCGAGCAGGGCTTCGAGCTGCGCGTCGGCGCCGACGCGGGCGAGGGCGAGGTGAGCGGCGTGGTCCAGGTGCTCGACCCGGCCGGGCAGGTCGTGGCCGAGGAGTTCGTGGACGTGGCCGTGCAGCCGCCGACGCCGCTGTGGCAGCGGGCGCTGCAGGCCCTGCTGATCATCCTCGTGGTCCTCGCGGTGGCGCTGCCGTTCCTGCTGGCCAGGCGGCGGGCGCGGCGGCGGGCGGCCGATCCGAGCGAGCTGACCCTGCACCTGTTCGACCGGCCGGGCGAGCCGTACATCAGCCGGCTCCAGGCGCCGCTGGGCGAGGGGCCTGAGTTCACCTTCGAGGTCAGCGACGGCCGCCTTGTCCGTACGTACGGGACCGGCTACTCCGTACGCCGGGGCCAGGGCCGCACCGTGCTGGTCCGCGACCCGTCCGGGCAGGAGCTCGACCCGCTCTTCCCCGGGCAGCCGATCGCCCTGCCGAACGGCATGTGGCTCGGCGTGGACGACGGCCGGTCCAGGGGCGCGGGCGCCGAGCAGCCCGCCTACGGCGCGGCCGAGCCGTACCAGAGCAGGACGACCCACCGACCGATGCCAGGCGACGACCTGTTGTGA
- a CDS encoding MGH1-like glycoside hydrolase domain-containing protein, translating into MDAERERLGQSAAPDAPWRRWGPYLSERQWGTVREDYSVNGDAWNYFPHDHARSRAYRWGEDGLGGVSDDKQRLCLSMALWNGRDPILKERPFGLTNGEGNHGEDVKEYYFYLDSTPTHSYLRYLYKYPQAPFPYDTLVTTSAARDAHAFEFELLETGVFDEGRYFDVFAEYAKASPDDLLMLITVANRGPEAATLHVLPTLWFRNTWSWGTGSAKPALRAAEPGVIQADHPELGTYRLYCEADAPLLFTENETNHERLFGGRNAGPYVKDGIDRHVVHGDSGAVNPQRTGTKAAVHHTLTVPAGGEVTVRVRLAAGDVGPDPLGPGFEEVLRRRRAESDAFYAALTPPDTGQDEAMVLRQALSGLLWSKQYYYFDVETWLAEHGADPWTRTGQRNHAWFDMTADDVLVMPDKWEYPWFAAWDLAFHAVALSVVDLDLAKHQIEVLLGERYLHAGGQVPAYEWNFGDVNPPVQAWAARFVNSLDRRLDGHSDLDFIERVFQKLLVNFTWWVNRKDPEGRNVFQGGFLGLDNIGVFDRSASLPTGGSLDQADGTAWMAFYTQTMLQMAAELSDRAPAYEDLAVRFAQAFLRISASTDRVGDLKEEMWDEADGFFYDVLRLPNGEAMRLKVRSLVGLLPLCATTVFTPRADESEARLYNRVRAFASRHPDLAGGMSAAERPGVAGRRMLSLLDERKLRRLLARMLDEDEFLGPYGIRSLSRHHAEHPYTFTVEGREYKVAYLPAESDSRMFGGNSNWRGPVWFPTNVLLIRALLHLYAFYGDDFTVECPTGSGNRMTLFEVSKEISDRLVRTFLRGQDGRRPVYGGQRVFQEDPHWRDLIQFHEYFHGDDGAGLGAAHQTGWTALVAVLMIVYGRLSATDF; encoded by the coding sequence ATGGATGCCGAACGAGAACGACTAGGGCAGTCGGCCGCTCCGGACGCGCCATGGCGACGGTGGGGGCCGTACCTGAGCGAGCGGCAATGGGGCACGGTCCGCGAGGACTACAGCGTGAACGGCGACGCGTGGAACTACTTCCCGCACGACCACGCCCGTTCACGCGCCTACCGATGGGGTGAGGACGGGCTCGGTGGCGTCAGCGACGACAAGCAGCGGCTCTGCCTGTCGATGGCGCTGTGGAACGGCAGGGACCCGATCCTCAAGGAGCGCCCGTTCGGGCTCACGAACGGCGAGGGCAACCACGGCGAGGACGTCAAGGAGTACTACTTCTACCTCGACAGCACGCCCACCCACTCCTACCTGCGCTACCTCTACAAGTACCCGCAGGCGCCCTTCCCCTACGACACGCTGGTCACCACGAGCGCGGCCAGGGACGCGCACGCCTTCGAGTTCGAGCTGCTCGAAACCGGCGTCTTCGACGAGGGCCGCTATTTCGACGTGTTCGCCGAGTACGCCAAGGCGTCGCCTGACGACCTGCTCATGCTGATCACCGTCGCCAACCGGGGCCCGGAGGCGGCCACGCTGCACGTGCTGCCGACGCTGTGGTTCCGCAACACCTGGTCGTGGGGCACCGGCTCGGCCAAGCCGGCGCTGCGGGCCGCGGAGCCGGGGGTGATCCAGGCCGACCATCCGGAGCTGGGAACGTACCGGCTGTACTGCGAGGCGGACGCGCCGCTGCTGTTCACCGAGAACGAGACGAACCACGAGCGCCTGTTCGGCGGCAGGAACGCCGGCCCGTACGTCAAGGACGGCATCGACCGCCACGTCGTGCACGGCGACAGCGGCGCGGTGAACCCGCAGCGCACGGGCACCAAGGCCGCCGTGCACCACACGCTCACCGTCCCGGCGGGCGGCGAGGTGACGGTGCGGGTCCGGCTGGCCGCGGGCGACGTGGGCCCCGACCCGCTCGGGCCGGGCTTCGAGGAGGTGCTGCGGCGGCGGCGGGCCGAGTCCGACGCCTTCTACGCCGCGCTCACCCCGCCGGACACCGGCCAGGACGAGGCGATGGTGCTCAGGCAGGCGCTGTCGGGCCTGCTGTGGAGCAAGCAGTACTACTACTTCGACGTCGAGACCTGGCTGGCCGAGCACGGCGCCGACCCGTGGACGCGCACCGGGCAGCGCAACCACGCCTGGTTCGACATGACGGCCGACGACGTGCTGGTCATGCCGGACAAGTGGGAGTATCCCTGGTTCGCCGCCTGGGACCTGGCCTTCCACGCCGTCGCGCTCTCCGTGGTGGACCTCGACCTGGCCAAGCACCAGATCGAGGTGCTGCTGGGCGAGCGGTACCTGCACGCCGGCGGCCAGGTGCCCGCCTACGAGTGGAACTTCGGCGACGTCAACCCGCCCGTGCAGGCGTGGGCGGCCCGGTTCGTCAACAGCCTGGACAGGAGGCTCGACGGCCACAGCGACCTGGACTTCATCGAGCGGGTCTTCCAGAAGCTGCTGGTCAACTTCACCTGGTGGGTCAACCGCAAGGACCCCGAGGGGCGCAACGTGTTCCAGGGCGGCTTCCTCGGCCTGGACAACATCGGCGTCTTCGACCGCAGCGCCTCGCTGCCCACCGGCGGCTCACTGGACCAGGCCGACGGCACGGCGTGGATGGCGTTCTACACGCAGACGATGTTGCAGATGGCCGCCGAGCTGTCGGACCGGGCGCCCGCGTACGAGGATCTCGCCGTGCGCTTCGCCCAGGCCTTCCTGCGCATCTCCGCCTCCACCGACCGGGTCGGCGACCTGAAGGAGGAGATGTGGGACGAGGCCGACGGCTTCTTCTACGACGTGCTGCGGCTGCCGAACGGTGAGGCCATGCGCCTCAAGGTGCGCTCCCTGGTGGGGCTGCTGCCGCTGTGCGCCACGACCGTCTTCACGCCGCGCGCCGACGAGTCGGAGGCACGGCTGTACAACCGGGTCAGGGCGTTCGCGAGCCGGCATCCCGATCTGGCCGGGGGCATGTCCGCGGCCGAGCGGCCCGGCGTGGCGGGGCGGCGGATGTTGTCGCTGCTGGACGAGCGCAAGCTGCGGCGCCTGCTGGCCCGCATGCTCGACGAGGACGAGTTCCTCGGCCCGTACGGCATCCGCTCGCTGTCGCGGCACCACGCCGAGCACCCGTACACGTTCACCGTGGAGGGCCGCGAGTACAAGGTGGCCTACCTGCCCGCCGAGTCCGACAGCCGGATGTTCGGCGGCAACTCCAACTGGCGCGGCCCGGTGTGGTTCCCCACCAACGTGCTGCTGATCCGGGCGCTGCTGCACCTGTACGCGTTCTACGGCGACGACTTCACCGTGGAGTGCCCGACGGGCTCAGGCAACCGGATGACGCTGTTCGAGGTGAGCAAGGAGATCTCGGACCGGCTCGTCCGCACGTTCCTGCGCGGTCAGGACGGGCGGCGGCCGGTGTACGGCGGGCAGCGCGTCTTCCAGGAAGACCCGCACTGGCGGGACCTGATCCAGTTCCACGAGTACTTCCACGGCGACGACGGGGCCGGGCTGGGTGCGGCGCACCAGACGGGGTGGACGGCGCTGGTGGCGGTGCTCATGATCGTGTACGGCCGCCTTTCCGCGACCGACTTCTAG
- a CDS encoding glycosyltransferase family 2 protein: MSVRGTTRRVRGNDYRVLRPPEHFTPELRVSVIVPAYGAQDKLDLVLQGLARQTYPAGLTEIIVVDNGSSPPLRLPEGTAARLVVCERPGRAAARNAGLALATGDVIHWLDSDVVLTPGAIEAHMRWHHAAPYLSVTGYLRFTTAPLPAVLPDDLEAAFEPAEPHAWLVGLVERTDGLTNNPVRPFSLHVGGATSVSARLVEAAGPMDDDLILGQDTEMGYRLHQAGAVFVPEPLARAYHLGPTMRMRAQERIDRVSHAFVADRIPAYQWLRTHPARRWKVPNVTAVLDGTAGYEAVRATVDALLASTVADLSVVLVGPWDTLDRDRRAPLDDPHLDLVLVHGHYEHESRVLLATAEQVDPSVPFVLRLPAGWVPGEDSVARLLALARAEGLGLVRVLLAETPGEVVTARLERVSALARARIVARPGEPLDDAVEDVSGVRWVVGEEYGFASEPGEILGRRAAYRARKQAEAEAARLEREAERLRAQVAKWREEAARWRRSTVELRREVGTLRRDLHAARRGQDGVRAVLARRMKRVLTKRTRG; this comes from the coding sequence ATGTCCGTCAGGGGGACGACGCGGCGGGTGCGCGGCAACGACTACCGGGTGCTGCGACCGCCGGAGCACTTCACGCCGGAGCTGCGGGTCAGCGTGATCGTCCCGGCCTACGGGGCGCAGGACAAGCTGGACCTGGTGCTGCAGGGGCTGGCGCGGCAGACGTACCCGGCGGGGCTGACCGAGATCATCGTGGTGGACAACGGCAGCTCGCCGCCGCTGCGGCTGCCCGAGGGCACGGCCGCCAGGCTGGTGGTCTGCGAGCGGCCGGGACGGGCCGCCGCCCGCAACGCCGGGCTGGCGCTGGCCACGGGGGACGTCATCCACTGGCTGGACTCCGACGTGGTGCTCACGCCCGGCGCGATCGAGGCGCACATGCGCTGGCACCACGCCGCGCCCTACCTGTCCGTCACCGGATACCTCCGCTTCACCACCGCCCCGCTGCCCGCCGTCCTGCCGGACGACCTGGAGGCCGCGTTCGAGCCGGCCGAGCCGCACGCCTGGCTGGTCGGCCTGGTGGAGCGGACGGACGGGCTGACGAACAACCCGGTGCGGCCGTTCAGCCTGCACGTCGGCGGCGCCACCTCCGTCAGCGCCCGCCTCGTCGAGGCCGCCGGGCCCATGGACGACGACCTGATCCTCGGCCAGGACACCGAGATGGGCTACCGGCTCCACCAGGCGGGGGCGGTGTTCGTGCCCGAGCCGCTGGCCCGCGCCTACCATCTCGGGCCCACCATGCGCATGCGCGCCCAGGAGCGCATCGACCGGGTCAGCCACGCCTTCGTGGCCGACCGCATCCCCGCCTACCAGTGGCTGCGCACGCATCCGGCCCGGCGCTGGAAGGTGCCGAACGTGACCGCCGTCCTGGACGGCACCGCCGGGTACGAGGCCGTCCGCGCCACCGTGGACGCGCTGCTCGCCTCGACCGTGGCGGACCTGTCCGTGGTGCTGGTCGGCCCCTGGGACACCCTGGACCGCGACCGCCGCGCCCCGCTCGACGACCCGCACCTCGACCTGGTGCTGGTGCACGGCCACTACGAGCACGAGAGCCGGGTGCTGCTGGCGACGGCGGAGCAGGTGGACCCGTCCGTGCCGTTCGTGCTGCGCCTGCCGGCGGGCTGGGTGCCCGGCGAGGACAGTGTGGCCAGGCTGCTGGCCCTGGCCCGCGCCGAGGGCCTCGGCCTGGTGCGGGTGCTGCTGGCGGAGACGCCCGGCGAGGTGGTGACGGCGCGGCTGGAACGGGTCTCGGCGCTGGCCCGCGCCCGGATCGTGGCCCGCCCCGGCGAGCCGCTCGACGACGCCGTGGAGGACGTGTCGGGGGTCCGGTGGGTCGTCGGGGAGGAGTACGGGTTCGCGTCGGAACCGGGTGAGATCCTCGGGCGGCGGGCCGCGTACCGGGCCAGGAAGCAGGCCGAGGCGGAGGCGGCGCGGCTCGAGAGGGAGGCCGAGCGGCTGCGCGCCCAGGTCGCCAAGTGGCGGGAGGAGGCGGCCCGCTGGCGCAGGAGCACCGTGGAGCTGCGGCGCGAGGTCGGCACGCTGCGCCGCGACCTGCACGCGGCCAGGCGCGGCCAGGACGGCGTGCGCGCGGTCCTGGCCCGCCGGATGAAGCGGGTCCTGACCAAGCGGACGCGCGGCTGA
- a CDS encoding TetR/AcrR family transcriptional regulator, producing the protein MSSTKTGRAGSVRAARRVTRGGAERARDTREAILDAAERLFAEQGVGEVSNRQIGQAAGQANNFAVGYHFGTKADLVRAIVRRHTAVTEERRLRMLAEIGEPDDPRAWIACLVRPATGQLDALGVPSWRARCLAQFDTVPALRQIVVDESVAAPSMGRTLEGMFRLLPDLPEEVHRERADMSRLLVVHTLAERERALHEGGPAARTGWEATAVGLIDALAGLWLAPVTVRALPG; encoded by the coding sequence ATGTCCTCCACCAAGACCGGGCGCGCGGGCTCCGTCAGGGCCGCGCGGCGAGTGACCCGCGGCGGGGCGGAGCGGGCCCGCGACACCCGTGAGGCGATCCTCGACGCCGCCGAGCGGCTCTTCGCCGAGCAGGGGGTGGGCGAGGTGTCCAACCGGCAGATCGGCCAGGCGGCCGGGCAGGCGAACAACTTCGCCGTCGGCTACCACTTCGGCACCAAGGCCGACCTGGTGCGGGCGATCGTGCGCCGCCACACCGCCGTGACGGAGGAGCGCCGCCTGCGGATGCTGGCGGAGATCGGCGAGCCGGACGACCCGCGCGCCTGGATCGCCTGCCTGGTACGCCCCGCGACCGGCCAGCTCGACGCGCTGGGCGTGCCGAGCTGGCGGGCCAGGTGCCTGGCGCAGTTCGACACGGTGCCGGCCCTGCGGCAGATCGTGGTCGACGAGTCGGTGGCGGCGCCGTCGATGGGGCGCACGCTGGAGGGCATGTTCCGGCTGCTGCCCGACCTGCCGGAGGAGGTGCACAGGGAGCGGGCGGACATGAGCCGCCTGCTGGTGGTGCACACGCTGGCCGAACGCGAGCGGGCGCTGCACGAAGGCGGGCCCGCGGCGCGCACGGGCTGGGAGGCCACCGCCGTCGGCCTCATCGACGCGCTGGCCGGGCTCTGGCTGGCACCCGTCACCGTCAGGGCACTTCCTGGGTGA
- a CDS encoding pectate lyase family protein has protein sequence MSTARRVLTLVTSLAAAAAGLTAATAAPAAADTPLVGWATQGGGTTGGGSAATTTVSSASALTSALSSGSAAVIRVSGTISCSGMLRVASNKTVIGNSGATISGCGFNVSQASNVIIRNLTFRNWGDDGINVQYSTRVYIDHNTFSNGGDGALDIKRSSDYITVSWNRFFDHDKTMLLGHSDSNASEDRGRLRVTYHHNWFDGTNQRHPRVRFGNPVHVFNNYYGSVGSYGVASTMEGGVLVEGNYFENTDDPFHLGEGSSPAGTLVARNNHFVNSGSGQSGGSVRSIPYSYSLDSASSVKSIVTAGAGAGRISL, from the coding sequence ATGAGCACAGCACGACGTGTCCTCACGCTCGTCACCAGCCTGGCCGCCGCGGCGGCGGGGCTCACGGCGGCGACCGCGGCGCCGGCCGCGGCCGACACCCCGCTGGTCGGCTGGGCCACGCAGGGCGGCGGCACCACCGGCGGCGGCAGCGCGGCCACCACGACCGTCTCCTCCGCCTCCGCGCTGACGAGCGCCCTGTCGTCCGGCTCCGCCGCCGTGATCAGGGTCTCCGGCACCATCTCCTGCTCCGGCATGCTCCGCGTCGCCTCGAACAAGACCGTCATCGGCAACTCGGGCGCGACCATCTCCGGATGCGGCTTCAACGTCTCTCAGGCGTCGAACGTCATCATCCGCAACCTGACCTTCAGGAACTGGGGCGACGACGGCATCAACGTCCAGTACTCCACCCGCGTCTACATCGACCACAACACCTTCAGCAACGGCGGCGACGGCGCCCTGGACATCAAGCGGTCCAGCGACTACATCACGGTGTCCTGGAACAGGTTCTTCGACCACGACAAGACCATGCTGCTGGGCCACAGCGACAGCAACGCCTCCGAGGACCGGGGGCGCCTGCGCGTGACGTACCACCACAACTGGTTCGACGGCACCAACCAGCGCCACCCGCGCGTGCGGTTCGGCAACCCGGTGCACGTGTTCAACAACTACTACGGCAGCGTCGGCAGCTACGGCGTCGCCTCCACCATGGAGGGCGGCGTGCTGGTCGAGGGCAACTACTTCGAGAACACCGACGACCCGTTCCACCTGGGTGAGGGCAGCTCCCCCGCCGGCACCCTGGTGGCCCGCAACAACCACTTCGTCAACTCGGGCAGCGGTCAGAGCGGCGGCAGTGTCCGGTCGATCCCGTACTCGTACTCGCTCGACAGCGCCTCCAGCGTCAAGTCGATCGTGACGGCGGGCGCGGGCGCGGGCCGTATCTCCCTCTAG